A region from the Nonlabens sp. YIK11 genome encodes:
- the bshC gene encoding bacillithiol biosynthesis cysteine-adding enzyme BshC → MISSKIPYQELRYFSKIIKAYLEDSNEVKGLYHRYPRLENFGDQIAEKSQQHDLQNTRQVLVEALGKQYQKVDDAAATLQNIHLLKDDKTFTVVTGHQLNLFTGPLYFLYKIISTINLCKALKTEYPEYNFVPVYWMATEDHDFDEIKFFNFGDRKLVYERESAGAVGRLDTDGLENINEQLQILLGASRFSEELSNLFSQSYTADNLAIATRNLAHELFKQDGLVIIDADDSQIKNLAIPYFKEELIDQSSFETVNETLKNWNEDFKVQVNPREINLFYLNDDGRYRIVKKDGKFFLDGIDKTFSEDEILNELEEHPERFSPNVIMRPLYQEIILPNLCYIGGGGEIAYWLELKNYFEGQDIPFPILLLRNSALLVNTKQLEKLESLKVEVADLFKKDHELNEQIIRQVSEIEIDFEQQKKFLKKQFKELYAVAQDTDPSFLGAVGAQERKQIKGLEHLEKRLLKAQKRKWNDHLERVAVIKNELFPNDSLQERQANFSYFYKDMGPELIDILKKSLDPLDPRFTVIEL, encoded by the coding sequence ATGATTTCATCCAAGATTCCTTACCAAGAACTGCGATATTTTTCCAAAATTATCAAAGCATATTTAGAGGATTCAAACGAGGTAAAGGGACTGTACCATAGGTATCCAAGGCTGGAGAATTTTGGCGATCAAATTGCTGAAAAATCTCAGCAACATGATTTGCAAAACACACGTCAGGTGTTAGTAGAAGCGTTGGGCAAGCAATACCAAAAGGTAGATGACGCCGCTGCCACGCTGCAAAACATACATCTTTTAAAGGATGATAAGACCTTTACGGTAGTGACTGGTCACCAGCTCAATCTATTTACTGGGCCGCTTTATTTTCTGTACAAAATCATATCCACCATAAATCTATGCAAAGCGCTCAAGACCGAATATCCTGAGTACAACTTCGTTCCCGTCTATTGGATGGCAACGGAGGATCATGATTTTGATGAGATCAAATTCTTCAACTTTGGAGATCGTAAGTTGGTCTATGAACGAGAAAGTGCAGGTGCTGTAGGCCGTCTGGATACGGACGGTCTAGAGAATATTAATGAGCAGCTGCAAATTCTTTTAGGCGCTTCACGATTTTCTGAGGAGCTTTCTAATCTATTCTCACAATCATATACTGCAGATAACCTCGCCATTGCGACCAGAAACTTGGCCCACGAGCTGTTCAAGCAAGATGGTTTAGTCATCATTGATGCAGATGATTCACAAATAAAAAACCTCGCTATTCCCTATTTCAAAGAGGAACTCATCGATCAGTCATCTTTTGAGACGGTTAACGAGACCTTAAAAAATTGGAATGAAGACTTCAAAGTTCAGGTCAACCCGCGAGAGATCAATTTATTTTATCTTAATGATGATGGTCGTTACCGCATCGTAAAAAAGGATGGGAAATTCTTTCTTGATGGCATCGATAAAACATTTTCAGAGGACGAAATCTTAAACGAACTCGAAGAGCATCCAGAGCGGTTCTCTCCTAATGTGATCATGAGACCGCTGTATCAGGAAATTATCTTACCCAACCTTTGCTATATAGGTGGCGGTGGTGAGATCGCATACTGGCTGGAGTTGAAAAACTATTTTGAAGGGCAAGATATTCCATTTCCCATTTTGCTATTGCGCAACTCTGCATTGTTGGTCAACACTAAGCAACTTGAAAAGCTTGAATCCTTAAAAGTTGAAGTGGCAGATCTCTTTAAAAAAGATCACGAGCTCAACGAACAGATCATACGACAAGTGTCAGAAATAGAGATCGATTTTGAACAGCAAAAGAAATTTCTCAAAAAGCAATTCAAAGAGCTTTATGCCGTGGCTCAAGACACAGATCCTTCATTTCTAGGTGCTGTTGGTGCTCAAGAGCGTAAACAAATTAAAGGCCTGGAGCATCTTGAAAAACGACTTTTAAAAGCTCAAAAACGCAAATGGAATGATCATCTAGAACGCGTCGCTGTTATCAAAAACGAACTTTTTCCTAACGATAGCCTGCAAGAACGCCAGGCTAATTTTTCATATTTCTATAAAGACATGGGTCCAGAATTGATCGATATCCTCAAGAAATCGCTAGACCCGTTAGATCCTAGATTCACTGTGATTGAACTGTGA
- the guaA gene encoding glutamine-hydrolyzing GMP synthase: MQNSVLILDFGSQYTQLIARRVRELNIYCEIHPFHKVPEDLSSFKAVILSGSPFSVRSEDAPHPDISQIKGKLPLLGVCYGAQYLAHFHGGQVAPSSTREYGRAHLTVIKDAEPLFSNITENSQVWMSHSDTIKNLPENAVTLASTQDVLNAAYRIDGEETYGIQFHPEVYHSTDGKQLLHNFLIEIAGVQPDWTPGAFVDMTVAELKEKVGDDKVVLGLSGGVDSSVAAILLHKAIGKNLYCIFVNNGLLRKDEYDQVLDQYKDMGLNVKGVDATARFMEALKNVEDPELKRKAIGRVFIEVFDDEAHAIEDVKFLAQGTIYPDVIESISVNGPSATIKSHHNVGGLPDFMKLKIVEPLRMLFKDEVRRVGAEMGMAQNLLGRHPFPGPGLAIRILGDVDQEKVRLLQEADAIFIANLKKWELYDKVWQAGAILLPVNSVGVMGDERTYEKCVALRAVESTDGMTADWVDLPYKFLQDTSNEIINKVKGVNRVVYDISSKPPATIEWE, translated from the coding sequence ATGCAGAACAGTGTTTTAATTCTTGATTTTGGATCCCAGTACACACAGCTTATAGCGCGTCGCGTGCGAGAACTCAATATTTATTGCGAGATCCATCCTTTCCATAAAGTGCCAGAAGATCTTTCTTCATTCAAGGCCGTCATCCTTTCAGGTAGTCCTTTTTCAGTGCGTTCTGAAGATGCACCACATCCAGACATAAGCCAGATCAAAGGGAAATTGCCATTATTGGGTGTTTGTTACGGCGCTCAATATTTAGCGCATTTTCACGGTGGCCAGGTGGCGCCTTCCAGTACCAGAGAGTACGGTCGCGCCCATCTAACGGTAATCAAGGATGCTGAGCCACTCTTTAGCAACATCACAGAGAATTCACAAGTATGGATGTCGCACAGCGATACCATCAAGAACCTACCTGAAAATGCGGTAACGCTTGCCAGTACGCAAGACGTTCTTAACGCTGCCTACAGGATAGATGGTGAAGAAACATATGGAATACAGTTCCATCCAGAGGTTTATCATAGTACTGACGGTAAGCAACTTTTACACAATTTCTTGATTGAGATTGCTGGAGTGCAACCCGACTGGACACCTGGAGCTTTTGTTGATATGACCGTTGCAGAGCTTAAAGAGAAAGTAGGCGATGATAAAGTCGTCTTGGGATTGAGCGGTGGCGTTGATTCTAGTGTGGCCGCGATTTTGCTACACAAAGCTATAGGTAAGAACCTTTACTGCATTTTTGTGAACAATGGTTTGTTGCGCAAGGATGAATACGATCAGGTCCTTGATCAATACAAGGACATGGGACTCAATGTAAAGGGTGTTGATGCCACGGCACGGTTTATGGAAGCCTTAAAAAATGTGGAAGATCCTGAGTTGAAGCGCAAGGCCATAGGCCGAGTGTTTATTGAGGTTTTTGATGATGAGGCACACGCGATTGAAGATGTGAAATTTCTAGCACAAGGAACGATTTATCCAGATGTGATTGAGAGTATATCAGTCAACGGACCTAGTGCGACGATCAAGTCACACCACAATGTAGGTGGCCTGCCAGACTTCATGAAACTCAAGATAGTAGAGCCGTTGCGCATGCTGTTCAAGGATGAAGTAAGAAGAGTAGGTGCAGAGATGGGAATGGCACAAAACCTATTAGGTCGTCACCCATTTCCAGGTCCAGGACTGGCGATACGTATTTTGGGCGATGTAGATCAGGAAAAGGTACGATTGCTGCAAGAGGCAGATGCGATTTTTATTGCAAATCTCAAGAAATGGGAATTGTACGATAAGGTATGGCAGGCAGGAGCGATTTTGCTTCCTGTAAATTCTGTTGGAGTGATGGGCGATGAGCGCACCTATGAAAAATGTGTGGCACTGCGAGCGGTAGAAAGTACAGATGGAATGACGGCAGATTGGGTAGATCTTCCCTATAAATTCCTGCAGGATACCAGCAACGAGATAATAAATAAGGTCAAAGGCGTTAATAGAGTAGTGTACGACATCAGCTCAAAGCCGCCGGCCACTATTGAATGGGAATAA
- a CDS encoding LysM peptidoglycan-binding domain-containing protein: protein MIRFITVILLVCFAFAKANSSTLQSYNRHVVEQGDTMYMLTNKYNVTAAQLIELNPDLKMGLKSGATILIPKSVSAITNRPIESYETHKVKRKETLYSLSKEYGVTELDIKEANKELYSNPLRKGDRIQIPVFAEVAQPKEPIVIDIIPGVTDIVKVSDTKTETVKPGQYKVKKSEGKYRVATNNNITIAQLEAWNPDLGELDEGMIVNVVDPDNLSSTSSDSMKLRYIDYEVEPKMTMYSLEKMSGLSADSLIAINPALKDGVKKGMTIKLPYRAVNEKETPELWNSTAKYARLVDSIRNYENQRIAVMLPFSINGLSSDEYGKQLKESNTMRIATDFYSGMMIARDSARALGINVQFDVFDTGRNESTSLKILRDNNFKNYNSVIGPLLAKNVVAVARELKDDDIPVISPLTNTNVRLYKNLFQARPDDQFLMNRLKNYLVNFSRGKNVIIVTDNKNPQFKDEFAPLFPAAKILYPDKNNYISSYKYTSALSKEMDNVVILAVDHVGFITDAVSNYAAKARTHDITMVGMDDYDNMNINNMGLAAVNYTYPKMNRHTSSENVFANHYFKKHGITPSDYATRGFDVTMDVILRQASADNLYESAVRNGKTVMVENSFEYNKRFLAGFYNEACYILRYQPDLTIEEVEVSGYGE from the coding sequence ATGATACGATTTATAACAGTGATTTTGTTGGTTTGTTTCGCTTTCGCGAAAGCGAACTCATCCACACTTCAAAGCTATAACAGGCATGTGGTGGAGCAAGGAGACACCATGTATATGCTTACCAATAAGTATAATGTGACTGCCGCGCAGCTCATTGAGCTTAATCCAGACCTGAAAATGGGTTTGAAAAGTGGTGCCACGATCCTGATACCTAAATCAGTTAGTGCGATTACCAATCGACCTATTGAAAGCTATGAAACGCATAAGGTTAAGCGTAAAGAAACTTTGTATTCTTTATCAAAGGAATATGGCGTGACAGAATTGGATATCAAGGAAGCCAATAAGGAATTGTACTCAAATCCTTTACGCAAGGGCGACCGTATCCAGATTCCCGTATTTGCTGAAGTTGCTCAGCCCAAAGAACCTATCGTTATCGATATCATCCCAGGAGTAACGGATATCGTAAAAGTTTCTGACACTAAAACTGAAACGGTAAAACCAGGTCAGTACAAGGTCAAAAAATCTGAAGGTAAATATAGAGTCGCTACAAATAACAACATTACGATTGCTCAATTGGAAGCCTGGAATCCAGATTTGGGAGAATTGGATGAAGGTATGATCGTCAATGTAGTGGACCCTGATAACTTATCATCGACTTCATCAGATTCCATGAAATTGCGTTACATCGATTATGAAGTAGAGCCTAAAATGACCATGTACAGCTTGGAAAAAATGAGTGGCCTAAGCGCAGATTCACTTATTGCTATCAATCCAGCGCTAAAAGATGGTGTGAAGAAGGGCATGACTATCAAGCTGCCTTATAGAGCGGTAAACGAAAAGGAGACTCCAGAATTATGGAACAGTACTGCAAAATATGCCAGATTAGTAGATAGTATTAGAAATTATGAGAATCAACGCATCGCTGTGATGTTGCCATTTTCTATCAATGGCTTGAGTAGTGATGAGTATGGCAAACAACTTAAGGAAAGCAACACCATGAGAATTGCCACTGATTTTTATAGTGGTATGATGATCGCTAGAGATAGCGCAAGAGCGTTAGGAATCAATGTGCAGTTTGATGTTTTTGACACAGGACGCAATGAGAGCACATCACTTAAAATCCTTAGAGACAATAACTTTAAAAACTACAACAGCGTTATTGGACCATTGCTGGCTAAAAATGTAGTGGCTGTAGCGAGAGAGCTCAAGGATGATGATATTCCCGTAATATCACCTTTGACTAATACCAACGTGCGTCTATATAAAAACCTGTTTCAAGCAAGGCCTGACGATCAGTTTTTGATGAATAGGCTTAAGAATTACTTGGTTAATTTCTCGCGAGGTAAGAACGTGATCATCGTTACTGATAATAAAAATCCACAGTTTAAAGATGAGTTTGCACCGTTATTTCCAGCTGCTAAGATTCTGTATCCTGACAAGAATAATTACATCTCAAGTTACAAGTATACCAGCGCGCTCTCAAAAGAAATGGACAACGTGGTTATACTTGCCGTAGATCATGTAGGTTTCATAACTGACGCGGTTTCAAATTATGCCGCCAAAGCGAGAACTCATGATATCACGATGGTAGGTATGGACGATTATGATAATATGAACATCAATAATATGGGCCTTGCCGCAGTAAATTATACCTATCCTAAGATGAATAGACACACGAGTAGTGAAAACGTTTTTGCAAATCATTATTTCAAGAAGCACGGTATCACACCTAGCGACTATGCAACTAGAGGTTTTGATGTGACTATGGATGTGATTCTAAGGCAAGCTAGTGCTGATAACCTTTATGAAAGTGCGGTACGCAATGGCAAAACGGTGATGGTAGAAAATAGCTTTGAGTACAACAAGAGATTTCTTGCTGGATTCTACAATGAGGCCTGCTATATATTGAGATATCAGCCAGATTTAACGATTGAAGAAGTAGAAGTTTCTGGTTATGGAGAATAA
- a CDS encoding OsmC family protein yields the protein MTSTVEYLGDLRCTSTHVKSGSSFATDAPLDNNGKGEAFSPTDTVATGLASCMLTVMGIKARELTVDISKSTAAVTKIMSAEPRRISQIDVQLEMTGNCDKRTQLILERVAMTCPVHNSLHPDIKKNITFSWD from the coding sequence ATCACATCTACGGTAGAATACCTTGGAGATTTAAGATGCACATCAACGCACGTTAAAAGCGGTAGCTCATTTGCCACAGATGCACCGTTAGATAACAATGGTAAAGGTGAGGCATTCTCACCTACAGACACGGTTGCTACAGGGCTCGCCAGTTGTATGTTGACTGTTATGGGAATAAAAGCTAGAGAATTGACAGTCGATATCTCAAAAAGCACTGCAGCGGTAACTAAAATCATGTCGGCAGAGCCGCGTCGTATCTCACAAATAGACGTCCAACTAGAAATGACCGGTAATTGTGACAAGCGTACCCAACTCATTTTGGAACGAGTGGCGATGACTTGTCCGGTTCACAATAGCCTGCATCCAGATATAAAAAAGAATATCACTTTCAGTTGGGATTAA
- a CDS encoding CTP synthase — translation MAHAKYIFVTGGVTSSLGKGIIAASLAKLLQARGLRVTIQKLDPYINVDPGTLNPYEHGECYVTEDGAETDLDLGHYERFLNVNTSQANNVTTGRIYQSVIDKERRGEFLGKTVQVIPHITDEIKHRIQILGKSGDYDVVITEIGGTVGDIESLPYIESVRQLSWELGEHNSLVIHLTLIPYLSAAGELKTKPTQHSVKTLMESGVQADILVCRTEHELSEDIRLKLARFCNVKPEAVIQSIDVETIYDVPNKMQEQGLDTVVIKKLKLKTGAQPDLTRWNQFLQRHKNPKSEVTIGLIGKYVELQDSYKSILEAFIHAGAENEVSVNIESIHSEHLEVGKVSQHLQHLDGLLVAPGFGERGIEGKIEAVKYARENGIPFFGICLGMQMAVIEYSRNVLGIKDANSSEMERETSNPVISLMEDQKDILDMGGTMRLGAWDCELKSGRIKEIYGKDLISERHRHRYEFNNAYREQLEKAGLACTGINPKSGLVEVIEIADHPWFVGVQYHPEYKSTVASPHPLFTSFVQAAANFKRNKKD, via the coding sequence ATGGCACATGCAAAGTACATTTTTGTCACAGGTGGAGTTACTTCCTCATTAGGAAAAGGGATTATCGCCGCTTCACTGGCAAAACTATTGCAGGCCAGAGGACTGCGAGTGACCATACAGAAGTTGGACCCTTATATTAATGTGGATCCTGGAACGCTCAATCCATACGAACATGGCGAGTGTTACGTCACAGAAGATGGTGCAGAAACTGACCTTGACTTAGGCCACTACGAGCGTTTTCTCAATGTCAATACCTCACAGGCAAATAACGTAACTACGGGAAGAATCTACCAAAGCGTCATCGATAAGGAAAGACGTGGTGAGTTTCTTGGAAAAACCGTTCAGGTCATACCTCATATCACAGATGAAATCAAGCACCGCATTCAGATTTTAGGAAAATCTGGAGATTACGATGTGGTGATTACAGAGATAGGTGGAACCGTAGGTGATATCGAGTCCTTACCGTACATAGAAAGTGTACGACAATTAAGTTGGGAACTGGGCGAGCACAATTCGCTCGTCATACATTTGACTTTGATACCTTACCTAAGTGCCGCTGGTGAGCTTAAAACAAAACCAACACAGCACAGTGTAAAAACCTTGATGGAAAGCGGAGTGCAGGCAGACATTTTGGTATGTCGCACAGAGCACGAACTTTCTGAAGACATTCGGTTAAAACTAGCACGTTTCTGTAACGTGAAGCCAGAAGCAGTCATCCAGTCCATTGATGTAGAGACCATTTATGATGTTCCCAACAAGATGCAGGAGCAAGGTCTAGATACCGTTGTAATTAAAAAATTAAAGCTCAAGACAGGAGCGCAGCCAGATCTAACACGCTGGAATCAATTCTTGCAACGTCATAAAAACCCTAAGTCCGAAGTTACCATAGGGCTCATAGGTAAATATGTAGAACTTCAAGATTCTTATAAATCCATTCTCGAGGCTTTCATTCATGCTGGTGCAGAAAATGAGGTGAGCGTGAATATAGAATCCATTCACAGCGAACACCTTGAAGTAGGTAAAGTGTCGCAACACTTGCAACACCTTGACGGTTTGCTGGTTGCGCCAGGATTTGGTGAACGTGGTATTGAGGGCAAGATAGAAGCTGTTAAATATGCTCGTGAGAATGGTATTCCGTTTTTTGGGATCTGTCTTGGGATGCAAATGGCGGTCATTGAGTACAGTCGCAATGTATTGGGAATCAAGGATGCCAACTCATCAGAGATGGAGCGTGAAACCTCAAATCCCGTGATTTCCCTTATGGAAGATCAAAAGGATATTCTGGATATGGGCGGCACCATGCGTCTGGGCGCTTGGGATTGCGAGCTTAAGTCCGGCAGAATCAAAGAAATCTACGGTAAGGACCTCATTTCAGAACGTCACCGTCACAGGTATGAATTCAACAATGCCTATCGTGAGCAGCTGGAAAAGGCAGGTCTAGCCTGCACGGGAATCAACCCTAAATCTGGACTGGTAGAAGTGATCGAGATTGCAGATCATCCATGGTTTGTGGGCGTGCAGTACCATCCAGAATATAAAAGCACCGTGGCGTCTCCGCACCCATTGTTTACCTCGTTTGTGCAGGCAGCAGCAAATTTTAAAAGGAATAAAAAGGATTGA
- the yidC gene encoding membrane protein insertase YidC: MEEKKTDWKTLLGMTLIFGILMWTFLYNQEETQPVEETATEQSLTIEDDAPAAATVANDSTITAADSTRQAVPVGKEVTLSNDLLELKINTKGAIIETALLKKFKTFDSLPVYLARENDHSLDLILKAKDGREIHTKDLVFNAKESMNGSNKVLALTAPVGSGSIEYRFEMKPDDYMLDFNIRTQGIASAVNTSENPVLDWRMKAYRRSKSMTNENRYTEIKFEYDGGSDDYTGQGDTADEEAENITYVAYKQHFFSSILLTDTPFVSGLMESTNIEEINEEQDEFTKEFESKLLMEYSGGELAYNMDWYFGPTDFDILDGYDRNLDEVVDLGWGIFGWINEYAIRPYFSFLTVDLGIAFGIAIILLTISVRLVLSPVLYKSYLTQAKMKVLRPELNRIAEKYKDNAMKKQQETMKVQSEAGASPLSGCLPALLQMPVFFALFKFFPTAFDLRQKSFLWADDLSSYDTIYKFPDGFEIPFYGDHVSLFPILASISIFFYMQMTTGQSMQTTQPGMPNMKFIMYLSPLFMLVFFNNYASGLSLYYFVSNLITIGIMLVIKNFIIDKDRVLAKIEKAKAKPKKKKGRFASKMAEIMEQAQAQQEAQKKKK; this comes from the coding sequence ATGGAAGAGAAAAAAACGGACTGGAAAACATTACTGGGAATGACCTTGATATTTGGTATTCTCATGTGGACTTTTCTTTACAATCAAGAGGAAACCCAACCTGTTGAAGAAACAGCTACAGAGCAATCTCTCACTATTGAAGATGATGCGCCAGCAGCAGCCACAGTGGCTAACGACAGCACGATCACCGCAGCGGATTCCACACGCCAGGCCGTGCCGGTAGGTAAGGAAGTGACCCTATCAAATGACCTGCTGGAACTTAAAATAAATACCAAAGGTGCGATCATTGAAACGGCACTGCTCAAGAAGTTTAAAACCTTTGATTCCTTGCCAGTTTACCTCGCTAGAGAAAACGATCATTCTCTTGATTTAATCCTTAAGGCAAAAGATGGTCGCGAGATCCATACCAAGGACCTTGTTTTTAATGCCAAAGAGTCCATGAATGGCAGCAACAAAGTTCTGGCACTAACGGCACCAGTCGGTTCAGGATCTATTGAATATCGATTTGAAATGAAACCAGATGATTACATGCTGGATTTCAACATCAGGACTCAAGGCATCGCAAGTGCTGTAAATACTTCAGAAAATCCTGTGCTGGACTGGAGAATGAAGGCGTACCGACGTTCAAAGAGTATGACAAACGAGAATCGCTATACAGAGATCAAGTTTGAATACGATGGCGGTAGCGATGATTATACAGGACAAGGCGACACTGCAGATGAAGAAGCAGAAAACATAACCTATGTAGCCTATAAGCAGCATTTCTTTTCCTCCATTCTTTTGACAGATACTCCTTTTGTGAGTGGGTTGATGGAATCGACCAACATTGAAGAAATCAACGAGGAACAAGACGAGTTCACTAAAGAGTTTGAATCCAAGCTGCTCATGGAATACAGCGGTGGCGAGTTGGCTTACAATATGGATTGGTACTTTGGTCCAACTGACTTTGACATCTTGGATGGTTACGACCGCAATCTTGATGAAGTCGTTGATCTGGGTTGGGGAATTTTTGGATGGATCAATGAATATGCGATACGTCCTTATTTCTCTTTCTTGACGGTTGATTTAGGTATTGCCTTTGGTATTGCGATCATTCTCTTGACCATATCCGTTCGTTTGGTGCTTTCACCGGTTCTTTATAAGAGTTACTTGACTCAAGCCAAAATGAAAGTCCTACGTCCAGAACTTAACCGCATTGCGGAAAAGTACAAGGACAACGCCATGAAAAAGCAACAGGAAACCATGAAGGTGCAAAGCGAGGCTGGAGCGAGTCCGCTATCGGGTTGTTTGCCGGCGCTGTTGCAAATGCCTGTGTTTTTTGCCTTATTCAAATTTTTCCCAACGGCCTTTGATTTAAGACAAAAGAGTTTCCTGTGGGCAGACGACTTGTCTAGTTACGATACGATTTATAAGTTCCCTGATGGTTTTGAAATTCCATTCTATGGTGATCACGTGAGTTTGTTCCCGATTTTAGCGTCCATCTCCATATTTTTCTACATGCAAATGACTACAGGTCAATCCATGCAGACCACGCAGCCTGGAATGCCTAATATGAAGTTCATCATGTACCTGTCACCATTGTTCATGCTGGTGTTCTTTAATAACTATGCGAGTGGTTTATCCTTGTACTACTTTGTTTCTAACTTGATTACCATAGGTATCATGTTAGTGATCAAGAACTTTATCATCGATAAAGATCGTGTTCTTGCTAAAATTGAAAAGGCAAAAGCAAAACCAAAAAAGAAAAAGGGACGCTTTGCTTCAAAAATGGCAGAAATCATGGAGCAGGCGCAAGCACAACAAGAAGCGCAAAAGAAAAAGAAATAA
- a CDS encoding SprT-like domain-containing protein produces MNVLEKYLPAPAVRPLTALLEIHQVHLKIVNERQTRHGDYRPLPDGSHKITINANLNAYRFLITLVHEIAHLVAFKKYGYQIKPHGLEWKKTFQQLMLPFLRPEVFPNNLLPVLARHFKNPKASSDTDAAMSVALKSYDAPTDKIYIFELDYGSYFITSQGRRFRRGKKLRKRFECVEVDTGRTYIFQPNVQVQLWKKI; encoded by the coding sequence ATGAACGTACTTGAAAAATATCTTCCAGCACCGGCAGTCAGACCACTCACTGCGTTGCTGGAAATACATCAAGTTCATTTAAAGATTGTTAACGAGCGACAAACAAGGCACGGTGATTATCGACCACTACCAGATGGGTCACACAAGATCACCATTAATGCTAATCTCAACGCTTATCGCTTTTTAATTACTCTCGTTCACGAGATTGCCCATCTTGTCGCGTTCAAGAAATATGGCTATCAAATCAAACCGCATGGGTTGGAATGGAAAAAAACCTTCCAGCAATTAATGTTGCCTTTCCTAAGGCCCGAGGTTTTCCCAAATAACCTACTGCCGGTACTAGCTAGGCATTTCAAAAATCCCAAAGCCAGCAGCGATACAGATGCTGCCATGAGCGTTGCCTTGAAATCCTATGATGCGCCGACTGATAAAATCTATATATTTGAGTTGGACTACGGCTCTTATTTTATCACCTCACAGGGCCGTCGATTTCGTCGAGGTAAAAAGCTGAGGAAGCGATTTGAGTGTGTTGAAGTCGACACAGGCAGAACCTATATTTTTCAGCCAAATGTACAAGTACAATTATGGAAAAAAATCTAG
- a CDS encoding mannose-1-phosphate guanylyltransferase — MEKNLENKYAVIMAGGVGSRFWPVSRQTFPKQFHDMLGLGQSLLQTTFDRLKQQVPEGNILILTNADYIPLVQEQLPQVPMENIVAEPAMRNTAPCILLAALKIQKKNPDAIMIVAPSDSYIENNTQFQKDLKTAFSFCEEHPQALMTLGIEPDSPNTGFGYIEYLQGDHDVKKVAQFREKPDLETAQSYVDAGNYLWNSGTFIWSVDAVLSAFAKAEPELFQLFEKGIPAYNEAEETEFLAENYEKAKNISIDYAVMERSKDVYTLPVDFGWNDVGTWSSLYSRLTKDENSNALVNASLTSREATGNMIKTRPGKKVVVQGLENYIIVDEDDVLMIMPLSADQDIKEIRNNAIKKYGSNLS; from the coding sequence ATGGAAAAAAATCTAGAGAATAAATATGCAGTGATTATGGCCGGTGGCGTTGGATCCAGGTTTTGGCCGGTAAGCCGTCAGACATTTCCCAAACAATTTCACGATATGCTGGGACTGGGACAATCATTGTTACAAACCACTTTTGACCGGCTCAAACAGCAGGTTCCAGAAGGCAATATATTGATTCTAACAAATGCAGATTACATTCCGCTGGTTCAGGAGCAATTACCTCAAGTTCCCATGGAAAATATTGTGGCAGAGCCAGCCATGCGCAATACAGCACCTTGCATACTGCTCGCTGCTCTCAAAATCCAGAAAAAGAATCCTGACGCTATCATGATTGTGGCGCCTAGCGATAGTTATATTGAGAATAATACGCAGTTTCAAAAGGATCTCAAAACGGCTTTTTCTTTTTGTGAGGAGCATCCGCAAGCTTTGATGACATTAGGCATTGAGCCTGATTCACCTAACACTGGCTTCGGCTACATTGAGTATTTACAAGGCGACCATGATGTCAAGAAAGTCGCCCAATTTAGGGAAAAGCCAGATTTAGAGACCGCGCAGTCCTATGTAGATGCAGGGAATTATTTATGGAATTCTGGGACTTTTATATGGTCTGTAGATGCGGTATTGTCCGCTTTCGCGAAAGCGGAACCAGAACTTTTCCAATTGTTTGAAAAAGGCATACCAGCCTACAACGAAGCAGAAGAAACTGAATTTCTTGCCGAAAACTATGAAAAGGCCAAGAACATTTCTATTGACTATGCTGTGATGGAACGCAGTAAGGACGTTTATACGTTGCCGGTGGATTTTGGCTGGAACGACGTGGGAACCTGGAGTAGTTTATACAGCAGACTTACAAAAGATGAGAACTCTAATGCCCTCGTGAATGCATCGTTGACCTCGCGTGAAGCAACGGGAAACATGATCAAAACCAGACCTGGTAAGAAAGTAGTCGTTCAAGGATTAGAAAACTACATCATCGTTGATGAAGACGATGTACTCATGATCATGCCCTTGTCTGCAGATCAAGATATCAAGGAGATTAGGAATAATGCAATAAAAAAATACGGTAGTAACTTATCATAG